GCAACCTTAAGCCTCGCAGCTTATTGAATTCTGAGTATCGATTAAATCGCATTGCCAGGGATATTGGAAAGCTGCCATTAAAAGAACTTACAGTGCCAACTGTTGCTGACTATCTAGATAATAGTTTTTCAGGTGACTCTTACTGCCAACATCGATCAATTTTAATTCAAGTTTGTCGCTTCGGTATCACTAAAGGATTACTAACTTTCAACCCCGCTGAAGTAACAATGAATAAAAAAGCTGAAAAAATACGGCAACGGATGACCATTGAGCAATACCACGCTATATACCAATTAGCAGACCCTTGGTTGAAAAATGCTATGGATATTGGGTTAATTACCCTTCAACGTGCAGGTGATGTTGTAAAAATGAAGTTTGAGGACATCAAAGACAACCGCCTCTTTGTTATACAACAGAAGACAGAAAAGCATGGTGAATCAGCCTACCTGGCCATCAACATTGGCGAAGAGCTAGGTGCAGTTATTAAACGAGCAAGCGAGAGTGGTATACGTAGCCCCTACATTGTTCACAGAAACCCTGACAGGCGCAGTAGCAGCCATCGGCGTAATGACCACTGGACAGCTATTAAGCGTGATTATCTCAGCCGAGCATTCTCTGAGGTGCGGGATAAAACTAACTTATTTAAGGAGTTAAAAGCCAGAGAGCGCCCCACCTTTCACGAAATACGATCCCTGGGTGGCTACCTCTATGAAAAAGCGGGATACGACAAGGACTTTATTAGACGACTAATGGGTCATACTTCTGAAAAAATGACATCACATTACTTAGATGGTCATGCTAATCGATGGACAGAATGTTCAGCTGAACTAGTCATACCAGATTAGTGGTACTATCATAAATTACATTCCCCTTGGCAACCATGTGTATATAAAAATTCGCTTCACGATTGCCAAGGCAATACATTTATTTAAAGCCCATCGCTTTTCTTACTTATAACAATTACTCCAACAAGCTGATAATCCTCATTTCCATCTAGTTCATATTCCTGTACATATGGATCATCAGGTCTAGGAAAATATCCCTCTTCAACTGTAAAAACATTTATATCTTGTGATACTTTATTTAGAATTGGCTCATGCCTTATATATTTTTTATAACGTTTTTTTATTTTTTCTTTGTTCTTATTTTTGTCTGAGTCGTTTATAGCTTTTCTAAAACTGTGAAAAGCCATAAATGCCGTAAAAGAAAGTTTTGAGACACCTGTAGTAAATTTTAAATTAAGGAGTTCACTATTTCTTTTCAAGTCTCGAAGAATATATTTTTTTACTGGATTAAACCCCTTACATTCTATCACGCAAAGCGGATCGTGAATTATAGGATTCCTACTTTTTTTGTATACAGCAATATCAACTCTTCCTCTTCTACTTACCCTTTTTCCGGGACCATAAACTTCCCTCGGATATAGCCAA
This genomic interval from Spartinivicinus ruber contains the following:
- a CDS encoding tyrosine-type recombinase/integrase, producing MPPRKRSRKNLGLEPNLYTYGPKNDYFRYKHPLTGKYHPMGKNRAKAQAAARQLNIRLDGQCMLVAHVMDSDAANVELLIDRFKKEFLPTRNLKPRSLLNSEYRLNRIARDIGKLPLKELTVPTVADYLDNSFSGDSYCQHRSILIQVCRFGITKGLLTFNPAEVTMNKKAEKIRQRMTIEQYHAIYQLADPWLKNAMDIGLITLQRAGDVVKMKFEDIKDNRLFVIQQKTEKHGESAYLAINIGEELGAVIKRASESGIRSPYIVHRNPDRRSSSHRRNDHWTAIKRDYLSRAFSEVRDKTNLFKELKARERPTFHEIRSLGGYLYEKAGYDKDFIRRLMGHTSEKMTSHYLDGHANRWTECSAELVIPD